From one Dyella sp. 2HG41-7 genomic stretch:
- a CDS encoding carbon-nitrogen hydrolase: MTRKTLKVALLQETHRGSRDANLDAIEAGLREAAAAGVELVLLQELHNGPYFCQHESVNEFDTAESIPGHSTARIGKLAEELKLVVVASLFEKRAAGLYHNTAVVFDRSAAIAGKYRKMHIPDDPAFYEKFYFTPGDLGFEPIETSVGRLGVLVCWDQWYPEAARLMALAGAELLLYPTAIGWDPNDEQAEKDRQREAWITVQRGHAVANGLPLLACNRTGYEADPAGVGAGIQFWGNSFVAGPQGEFLAQAGNDKRELLIVDVDMARSEHVRRIWPFLRDRRIDAYSDLLRRFRD, translated from the coding sequence ATGACCCGTAAGACGCTCAAGGTCGCGCTGCTGCAGGAAACTCACCGCGGCAGCCGCGACGCCAATCTCGACGCCATTGAAGCCGGCCTGCGCGAAGCCGCGGCGGCCGGGGTTGAACTCGTGTTGTTGCAGGAGCTGCACAACGGCCCGTATTTTTGCCAGCACGAATCGGTAAACGAGTTCGATACGGCCGAGAGCATTCCGGGTCACAGCACCGCGCGCATCGGCAAGTTGGCAGAAGAATTGAAGCTGGTTGTCGTGGCCTCGCTGTTCGAAAAGCGGGCGGCCGGGCTGTACCACAATACGGCCGTCGTGTTCGATCGCTCCGCCGCGATCGCCGGCAAGTATCGCAAGATGCATATTCCGGACGATCCGGCCTTCTACGAAAAGTTTTATTTCACGCCGGGCGATCTGGGCTTTGAGCCGATCGAGACGTCCGTCGGCCGTCTCGGCGTACTGGTGTGCTGGGATCAGTGGTATCCCGAAGCCGCGCGCCTGATGGCCTTGGCCGGTGCGGAACTGTTGCTCTATCCCACGGCCATCGGATGGGATCCCAACGACGAACAGGCGGAAAAAGATCGCCAGCGCGAAGCATGGATTACCGTGCAACGCGGTCACGCGGTCGCGAACGGTTTGCCCTTGCTCGCGTGCAATCGCACCGGTTACGAAGCGGACCCCGCCGGCGTCGGCGCAGGCATTCAGTTCTGGGGCAACAGTTTCGTGGCCGGTCCGCAAGGTGAATTTCTTGCGCAGGCAGGCAACGACAAGCGCGAGTTACTGATCGTCGACGTCGATATGGCGCGCAGCGAACACGTGCGCCGCATCTGGCCGTTTCTGCGCGATCGCCGCATCGACGCGTACAGCGACTTGCTGCGCCGTTTTCGCGATTGA
- a CDS encoding TraB/GumN family protein, with the protein MSATDSTLLSASDLKGQPIERVQRDGVEYIVLGTAHVSRTSVEAVQALLATESFDAIAVELCDSRAQGMRDPEAFKQMDLFQVIRQGKAGMVAASLVLSTFQKRLADQYGVQPGAEMKAAMDGAEARNVPLWLIDREVGTTLKRAWHSVGFWQRFGLLGGLLASVFERETIDEKEIEKLKQGDLLESAFSEFATESAPLYRSLIAERDAYMAARLREEAGRSVTANPCKVLVVIGAGHLKGLCEHLRIQQADPSNTVAELAQTPPKSQWPKWIAVGLVLLIFAAIGYAFHRNAALGAQALRDWVLFTGGFAALGALAARAHPLSILAAFIAAPIKPFRPGIPAGGISAMVEVWARRPRVADFESLRDDIVHWSGWWTNRVARTLLNFFLVSVGTIIGEYAAGFHILKSLL; encoded by the coding sequence ATGAGCGCAACCGATTCCACTCTTCTTTCCGCGTCTGACCTCAAGGGCCAGCCGATCGAGCGTGTGCAGCGCGACGGCGTCGAATACATCGTGCTGGGCACTGCGCACGTGTCGCGCACCAGCGTGGAAGCGGTGCAAGCGTTGCTTGCGACGGAATCCTTCGACGCCATCGCGGTAGAGCTCTGCGACAGCCGCGCGCAGGGCATGCGCGATCCGGAAGCGTTCAAGCAGATGGATTTGTTTCAGGTCATCCGGCAAGGCAAGGCCGGCATGGTGGCGGCGAGCCTGGTGCTTTCCACATTTCAAAAGCGCCTGGCCGATCAATACGGCGTGCAACCCGGCGCCGAAATGAAAGCGGCGATGGATGGCGCTGAAGCGCGCAACGTGCCGCTGTGGCTGATCGATCGCGAAGTCGGCACCACGCTCAAACGCGCGTGGCACAGCGTGGGCTTTTGGCAACGCTTCGGCTTGCTCGGCGGTCTGCTCGCCAGCGTGTTCGAACGCGAGACGATCGACGAAAAAGAAATTGAAAAGCTCAAACAAGGCGATTTGCTGGAAAGCGCCTTCAGCGAATTCGCCACCGAATCCGCGCCGCTTTATCGCAGCCTGATCGCCGAGCGCGATGCGTATATGGCGGCGCGTTTGCGCGAAGAAGCCGGACGTTCTGTCACGGCCAATCCGTGCAAGGTGCTGGTGGTGATCGGCGCCGGACATTTGAAAGGTTTGTGCGAACACTTGCGCATCCAGCAAGCCGATCCGAGCAACACCGTCGCCGAGCTGGCGCAAACGCCGCCCAAATCGCAATGGCCCAAATGGATTGCGGTCGGCTTGGTGCTCTTGATATTCGCGGCGATCGGCTACGCCTTTCATCGCAATGCGGCGCTTGGCGCGCAGGCGTTGCGTGATTGGGTATTGTTCACGGGCGGCTTCGCCGCACTCGGCGCGTTGGCGGCGCGTGCGCATCCGTTGAGCATTCTTGCGGCATTTATCGCCGCGCCGATCAAGCCGTTCCGACCCGGCATTCCTGCCGGCGGCATCAGCGCGATGGTCGAGGTGTGGGCGCGGCGCCCGCGCGTGGCGGATTTCGAAAGCCTGCGCGACGACATCGTGCATTGGAGCGGCTGGTGGACCAACCGCGTCGCGCGCACGCTGCTCAATTTCTTCCTGGTCAGCGTGGGCACGATCATCGGCGAGTACGCAGCCGGCTTCCACATTCTCAAGAGTCTGCTCTGA
- a CDS encoding cytochrome c gives MTRLQLFGLAAATAVLLCSTAAQATGDKANGRTLVYTCNGCHGVPGTNNAYPQYPVPKIAGQNAQYIISALHGYKSGDRTHPTMVAQAQSLSDQEIEDIAAYLSSIASK, from the coding sequence ATGACTCGATTGCAATTGTTTGGCCTGGCTGCAGCTACCGCTGTTCTGTTGTGTTCCACCGCCGCCCAAGCCACGGGCGACAAAGCCAATGGCCGAACGCTGGTCTACACCTGCAATGGCTGCCATGGCGTTCCCGGCACCAATAACGCGTACCCTCAGTATCCGGTTCCGAAAATCGCCGGACAGAACGCGCAATACATCATCAGCGCGTTGCATGGGTACAAGTCCGGCGATCGCACGCATCCGACCATGGTGGCGCAGGCGCAGAGCCTCTCCGATCAAGAGATCGAAGACATCGCCGCGTACCTCTCCAGCATCGCTTCGAAGTAA
- a CDS encoding cytochrome c, with translation MKRTLTLLSFGMALALASAPLLAAGNGDNGKSKAATCFACHGADGNAVDPQYPRLAGQYNEYIQQALHEYKDGRRTNPIMKGFAATLSDQDIEDIAAYYSTLPTKLDTLKGHVQGD, from the coding sequence ATGAAACGCACGCTCACGCTGCTCTCGTTCGGTATGGCTCTTGCGCTGGCTTCGGCGCCGCTGCTGGCCGCCGGTAACGGCGACAACGGCAAGTCCAAGGCCGCCACTTGCTTTGCTTGCCATGGCGCCGACGGCAACGCCGTCGACCCGCAATACCCTCGCCTCGCCGGTCAGTACAACGAATACATCCAACAGGCGCTGCACGAATACAAAGACGGTCGCCGCACCAATCCGATCATGAAAGGGTTCGCTGCAACGCTTTCCGATCAAGATATCGAAGATATCGCCGCGTACTATTCGACGTTGCCGACCAAGCTCGATACGTTGAAGGGACATGTTCAGGGCGATTGA
- a CDS encoding NfuA family Fe-S biogenesis protein: MIEISERAQQHFLRLLSQQGIDGLGIRLRVTSPGTPAADCELEFCEPQELTGNEWTVECKGFDFHIEGDSASWLEGANIDYEPSQTGGQLNIRAPKIKGELPGAEAGLVERVRYVLEAEVNPRIAAHGGRVSLLEIDANGVVLLQFGGGCHGCGMVDVTLKNGVEKTLRERVPEITEVRDATDHKGGENPYYRKKEGQSAMG, from the coding sequence ATGATCGAGATTTCCGAACGCGCGCAGCAGCATTTCCTGCGTCTTCTCTCGCAGCAAGGTATCGACGGGCTGGGCATCCGCCTGCGCGTCACCTCGCCCGGTACGCCGGCGGCGGATTGCGAGCTGGAGTTCTGCGAACCGCAAGAGCTCACCGGAAACGAGTGGACGGTGGAGTGCAAAGGCTTCGATTTCCATATCGAAGGCGACAGCGCATCGTGGTTGGAAGGCGCCAACATCGACTACGAACCCAGCCAGACGGGCGGCCAACTGAACATTCGCGCGCCCAAGATCAAGGGTGAATTGCCGGGCGCGGAAGCGGGCTTGGTCGAACGCGTGCGTTATGTGCTCGAAGCCGAAGTGAATCCGCGCATCGCCGCGCACGGCGGACGCGTGAGCTTGTTGGAAATCGACGCCAACGGCGTGGTGTTGCTGCAATTCGGCGGCGGTTGCCACGGTTGCGGCATGGTCGATGTGACGCTCAAGAACGGTGTTGAAAAAACGTTGCGCGAGCGCGTGCCGGAAATCACCGAAGTACGCGATGCGACCGATCACAAAGGCGGCGAGAATCCGTACTACCGCAAGAAGGAAGGGCAATCCGCGATGGGTTGA
- a CDS encoding 4a-hydroxytetrahydrobiopterin dehydratase, producing the protein MTALPLSTQHCQPRKGKEHALDEAAVAALLPLVPGWKVSAEGDALLKDFRFENFHHTLGFINAVGFMANHEDHHPDIEAGYGHCKLRWSTHDVGGLSLNDFICAARVNALLEH; encoded by the coding sequence ATGACTGCTCTTCCGCTATCCACCCAGCATTGCCAACCCCGCAAGGGCAAGGAGCATGCTTTGGACGAAGCGGCCGTTGCCGCGCTGCTACCGCTCGTGCCCGGCTGGAAGGTCAGCGCGGAGGGCGATGCCCTCTTGAAGGATTTCCGCTTCGAGAACTTTCATCACACGCTCGGCTTTATCAATGCGGTGGGTTTCATGGCGAACCATGAAGATCACCATCCCGATATCGAGGCCGGCTACGGTCATTGCAAGCTGCGCTGGTCGACGCACGACGTGGGCGGTTTGTCGCTGAACGATTTCATTTGCGCCGCGCGCGTTAACGCTCTGCTAGAACATTGA
- a CDS encoding CPBP family intramembrane glutamic endopeptidase — protein MSEARRTRQAGAIVGYVLVAAIACLGLSRLAACITGHRLLDQAQQQLASVETHQPLWRWDLRKPHDLVASRAFGNATVTSDDDALRITSNDGTPFEVGLPIAWSLDLRHWSTLQLQLRSSAPGSLGLIWQGSQTPACVAPIAGTLLPDVHTLRVDLRGLAWKSAEQGDCATPGIAQMLRLRVQLPAHATLFLSSAGLLTTEPMPRLQDVIVDIPADATEQDVERITDRALAWPMPLFRLPKGADAEAMLVLRDRLRVHWPAALIVPSGAMPEARPAEPVRAPIAWLVCVLYVLALIWLVARPVKSRLRPWLELAGCLAGPLWLIADLHWGLRATPLGITAFGAGLAFAVAIERHHLPRLWRLPDSSREWLWPLATVPVTVMLIILYGHSLRPLLLIHVLAYLAWAWLQQWLMLTMLLRRFEQILVRPAWAIMPVALTFALLHTPNGVLMQLCFVGELWWAWCFLRSRSVLPVALAHATCALLVESGLSGGLVRSLEVSARFFY, from the coding sequence TTGAGCGAAGCTCGTCGCACGCGACAAGCAGGAGCGATTGTCGGCTACGTGCTGGTCGCCGCGATCGCCTGCCTGGGTTTAAGCCGCTTGGCGGCGTGTATCACAGGCCATCGCCTGCTCGATCAAGCGCAACAACAGTTGGCCAGCGTTGAAACCCATCAGCCGTTGTGGCGATGGGATTTGCGCAAACCGCACGATCTGGTCGCCAGTCGCGCGTTCGGAAACGCAACCGTCACGAGCGACGACGATGCACTGCGAATCACCAGCAACGACGGCACACCCTTCGAAGTGGGTTTGCCGATTGCGTGGTCGCTGGATCTGAGGCATTGGTCGACGCTCCAACTGCAATTGCGCAGCAGCGCGCCCGGATCGCTCGGATTGATATGGCAAGGCAGCCAGACACCCGCGTGCGTCGCGCCCATCGCAGGCACGTTGTTGCCAGATGTGCACACGTTGCGCGTCGATTTGCGCGGCCTCGCGTGGAAAAGCGCTGAACAAGGCGACTGCGCCACGCCCGGTATCGCGCAGATGCTGCGGTTGCGCGTTCAACTTCCCGCGCATGCGACCTTGTTTCTTTCGTCCGCAGGTTTGCTGACAACCGAGCCTATGCCGCGTCTGCAGGACGTCATCGTCGACATTCCCGCCGATGCGACTGAGCAAGATGTCGAACGCATCACCGATCGCGCACTAGCGTGGCCCATGCCGTTGTTCCGGCTGCCGAAAGGCGCGGATGCCGAAGCGATGTTGGTGTTGCGCGACCGATTGCGCGTGCATTGGCCAGCAGCGCTGATCGTACCTTCTGGCGCCATGCCTGAAGCTCGCCCGGCAGAGCCCGTTCGCGCGCCCATCGCGTGGCTGGTTTGCGTTTTATATGTGCTTGCGCTGATTTGGCTCGTCGCTCGCCCCGTAAAAAGCCGCCTTCGCCCCTGGCTAGAACTGGCTGGCTGTCTGGCGGGTCCCCTATGGCTGATCGCCGATCTGCATTGGGGACTGCGCGCTACGCCATTGGGCATCACGGCCTTCGGCGCCGGGCTCGCCTTCGCCGTAGCGATCGAGCGCCATCACTTGCCCCGTCTGTGGCGCCTGCCCGATTCCAGTCGCGAATGGTTATGGCCGCTTGCCACCGTGCCGGTCACAGTGATGTTGATCATCCTTTACGGCCACTCCCTGCGCCCGCTGTTGCTGATCCACGTGCTGGCTTACCTGGCGTGGGCGTGGCTGCAGCAGTGGTTGATGCTGACGATGTTGCTGCGTCGCTTCGAACAGATCCTAGTCCGGCCGGCGTGGGCCATCATGCCGGTGGCCCTGACCTTCGCCCTCTTGCACACCCCGAACGGCGTATTGATGCAGCTCTGCTTCGTCGGCGAGCTGTGGTGGGCCTGGTGTTTTCTGCGTTCGCGCAGCGTGTTGCCTGTCGCGTTGGCGCATGCGACGTGTGCGTTGCTGGTGGAATCGGGACTGTCGGGCGGACTGGTGCGCTCGCTAGAAGTCAGCGCGCGCTTTTTCTACTAG
- a CDS encoding RluA family pseudouridine synthase: MQTATSPNVPQGVRQLEIGPERDGQRIDNALMTLLKGVPKSMIYRLLRTGQVRVNGKRAKPDTRLSQGDMLRIPPVRVAERPAEQGASEGAISQVAEAVIFEDKHFLVIDKPSGVASHGGSGVSFGAIELLRQARPNEHLELVHRLDRDTSGVLVFARTRAGLTGLQAAIRANEVTKQYLCLMVGHPPKARFDVNAPLKKSILQGGERMVRVSDDGKPSLTFFREMEQYSGMRLMQATLGTGRTHQIRVHAAHIGHPLAGDTKYGDRDVNKRLRERGLHRLFLHASHMSFELDGRSYSFSAPLPDDLKTFLNDLGTSRKSAR, translated from the coding sequence ATGCAGACGGCAACTTCCCCCAACGTACCTCAAGGGGTGCGTCAACTCGAGATCGGTCCTGAGCGGGACGGTCAGCGCATCGACAATGCCCTGATGACCCTGCTCAAGGGGGTGCCCAAGAGCATGATTTACAGGCTGTTGCGCACCGGCCAGGTACGCGTGAACGGGAAGCGCGCCAAGCCCGATACCCGTCTCAGCCAGGGCGATATGCTGCGCATTCCGCCGGTCCGGGTGGCTGAACGACCGGCCGAGCAGGGCGCCTCCGAAGGGGCGATCTCGCAGGTCGCCGAGGCCGTGATCTTTGAGGACAAGCACTTTCTGGTCATCGACAAACCCTCGGGCGTGGCCAGTCACGGTGGCAGCGGGGTCAGTTTCGGGGCGATCGAGTTGCTCCGGCAGGCCCGTCCCAACGAGCACCTGGAACTGGTTCACCGCCTGGACCGCGACACGAGCGGCGTGCTGGTGTTCGCCCGCACCCGTGCGGGGCTGACAGGTCTGCAGGCGGCGATCCGCGCCAATGAGGTCACCAAGCAATACTTGTGTCTGATGGTCGGCCACCCGCCCAAGGCGCGGTTCGACGTCAACGCGCCGCTCAAGAAGTCCATCCTGCAGGGCGGCGAGCGGATGGTGCGCGTGTCGGATGATGGCAAGCCCTCGCTGACGTTCTTCCGCGAAATGGAGCAGTACTCCGGCATGCGGCTGATGCAGGCCACGCTAGGTACTGGACGCACGCATCAGATCCGCGTGCATGCCGCGCATATCGGTCATCCGTTGGCGGGAGACACGAAATACGGCGATCGTGACGTCAACAAGCGCTTACGCGAGCGCGGTCTGCACCGGTTGTTTCTGCATGCGTCCCACATGTCGTTCGAGCTTGATGGACGCAGTTACAGTTTTTCGGCGCCGTTGCCTGACGATTTGAAGACGTTTCTCAACGATCTGGGCACTAGTAGAAAAAGCGCGCGCTGA
- the rne gene encoding ribonuclease E — MKRMLINATQREELRVAIVDGQTLYDLDIEIPSREQKKANIYKGRITRVEPSLEACFVDYGAERHGFLPLKEISREYFTAGLDPYKSNIRDLLKEGIEVVVQVEKEERGNKGAALTTFISLAGRYMVLMPNNPKAGGVSRRIEGEDRQALKEALEHLTVPDEMGLIVRTAGMGRDAEELQWDLDYLLQLWKAISGAAQAQKAPFLIYQESKLFIRALRDYLRTDIGEILIDEESLYNDARDFMQQVMPNALRKLKLYKDDTPLFSRYQIETQIESAFDRTVRLPSGGSIVIDQTEALTAIDINSSKATKGGDIEETAFNTNLEAAAEIARQLRIRDAGGLIVIDFIDMDSPKHQREVEERLKDAAKLDRARIQIGRISRFGLLEMSRQRLRPSLGEATQIVCPRCEGHGHIRSVESLSLSTLRLIEEHAMKDNTGQVLVQAPASVANFMLNEKRASVVEIELRNKVHVVIVADDKLETPHIEIQRIREADMGDHSKPSYERITAEETTAVRKMGQMLGSSEQPAVTGIVPSSPAPLREDEPAAPAPIVKRQPTTAAPAASAPSQGGVLSRLLGWFRGNGVTAPAPAPAPVASRPETSRNKPQDNRRNDRTRGDGQQQRQNQQRDGRGNAQQQQAKNQNQQQRQRNEQQSQARQPQQGNKQEQQRQPKPAQANDAAANEQRNKQQQNAGGKQPQQERQQQRQPQAERERPQPQQPPQQANQPPAAAKPVAAPEALKPVTEAAAPAAIVTHEGIDVAADAAAAEAGGQSRRRRGRRGGRRRRRHEGAVAGGVQNEQNNDVDLDDEDRDDSFESETAAPEKAFEPTAHAAPPASVAMLTSEPAATALPIEHREPVSTHYVAAETAPTHVSLEPEIRNTDAQETETSAPLIVASAPVPSSFNLPVLPPIPVHEAAVESTESHDDVSATHAPAETPAPSVEVVTVTVPHEAAPAANEANVTAPVESVATAEAKHAAEPVFVEPAAVVTSEEPVAVTPTPIFHQPEQGDLLSTPSQHPVAAAPTHQDVHGQTDEPSADEENRHIGQQHDGRLS, encoded by the coding sequence ATGAAAAGAATGTTGATCAACGCGACTCAGCGTGAAGAGTTGCGTGTGGCTATCGTGGATGGCCAAACCCTTTACGATCTCGATATTGAAATACCGTCTCGCGAGCAGAAAAAAGCCAACATCTATAAAGGCCGCATCACTCGCGTCGAGCCGTCGCTAGAAGCCTGCTTCGTCGATTACGGTGCAGAACGCCACGGCTTCCTCCCGCTGAAAGAGATCTCCCGCGAGTACTTCACGGCGGGTCTGGACCCTTATAAATCCAACATTCGTGACCTTCTGAAGGAAGGCATCGAAGTGGTCGTGCAGGTGGAGAAGGAAGAACGCGGCAACAAAGGCGCCGCGCTCACCACCTTCATCAGCTTGGCCGGCCGCTACATGGTGCTGATGCCGAACAACCCGAAGGCGGGTGGCGTTTCGCGTCGCATCGAAGGCGAAGACCGTCAGGCTCTCAAGGAAGCTCTGGAACACCTCACTGTCCCCGACGAGATGGGCTTGATCGTACGCACCGCCGGCATGGGGCGCGACGCGGAAGAGCTGCAGTGGGACCTCGATTACCTGCTTCAGCTGTGGAAGGCCATCTCCGGCGCTGCCCAGGCGCAGAAGGCGCCGTTCCTGATCTATCAGGAATCGAAGCTGTTCATCCGCGCCCTGCGCGATTACCTGCGTACCGACATCGGCGAGATCCTGATCGACGAAGAGTCGCTCTACAACGACGCGCGCGATTTCATGCAGCAGGTGATGCCCAACGCCCTGCGCAAGCTCAAGCTCTACAAAGACGACACGCCGCTGTTCTCGCGCTACCAGATTGAAACGCAGATCGAGAGCGCGTTCGACCGCACCGTGCGCCTGCCGTCGGGCGGTTCGATCGTGATCGACCAGACCGAAGCGCTGACCGCCATCGACATCAACTCCTCCAAAGCCACCAAGGGCGGCGACATCGAGGAGACGGCGTTCAACACCAACCTGGAAGCAGCGGCAGAGATCGCCCGCCAGCTGCGCATCCGCGACGCCGGCGGCCTGATCGTTATCGACTTCATCGATATGGACAGCCCCAAGCACCAGCGGGAAGTCGAAGAACGCCTGAAGGACGCCGCCAAGCTCGACCGCGCGCGCATCCAGATTGGTCGCATTTCGCGCTTCGGCCTGCTTGAGATGTCGCGCCAGCGCCTGCGCCCGTCGCTGGGTGAAGCCACGCAGATTGTGTGCCCGCGTTGCGAAGGCCACGGCCACATCCGCAGCGTGGAGTCGCTGTCGCTGTCGACCCTGCGCCTGATCGAAGAACACGCCATGAAGGACAACACCGGCCAGGTGCTGGTGCAGGCGCCGGCCAGCGTCGCCAACTTCATGCTCAACGAAAAACGCGCCAGCGTGGTCGAGATCGAACTGCGCAACAAGGTGCATGTGGTGATCGTGGCGGACGACAAACTCGAAACGCCGCATATCGAAATCCAGCGCATCCGCGAAGCGGATATGGGCGACCACAGCAAGCCCAGTTACGAGCGCATCACCGCGGAAGAAACCACCGCCGTGCGCAAGATGGGCCAGATGTTGGGCAGCAGCGAACAGCCCGCCGTCACTGGCATCGTGCCGTCCAGCCCAGCCCCGCTGCGCGAAGACGAACCGGCGGCGCCCGCGCCCATCGTGAAGCGCCAGCCGACGACGGCAGCGCCTGCGGCGAGCGCCCCTTCGCAAGGCGGCGTTCTTTCGCGCTTGCTTGGCTGGTTCCGCGGCAACGGCGTCACGGCGCCTGCACCGGCTCCCGCGCCGGTTGCGTCGCGTCCGGAAACCTCGCGTAACAAGCCGCAAGACAATCGTCGCAACGACCGCACGCGCGGCGACGGCCAGCAGCAGCGCCAGAACCAGCAGCGCGACGGTCGCGGCAACGCGCAGCAGCAGCAAGCCAAAAATCAAAACCAGCAGCAGCGCCAGCGCAACGAACAGCAGTCGCAGGCGCGTCAGCCGCAGCAAGGCAACAAGCAAGAACAGCAGCGTCAACCGAAACCGGCGCAAGCCAACGACGCCGCCGCCAACGAGCAGCGCAACAAGCAACAGCAAAACGCTGGCGGTAAACAGCCGCAGCAAGAACGCCAGCAGCAGCGCCAACCGCAGGCCGAACGCGAACGTCCGCAGCCGCAGCAGCCGCCGCAACAGGCGAATCAGCCTCCCGCCGCCGCCAAGCCGGTCGCCGCTCCGGAAGCGCTCAAGCCCGTAACGGAAGCCGCAGCGCCCGCAGCGATCGTGACCCACGAAGGCATCGACGTCGCTGCCGATGCAGCTGCGGCAGAAGCCGGCGGTCAATCGCGTCGCCGCCGCGGTCGTCGCGGCGGTCGTCGCCGTCGCCGGCATGAAGGCGCCGTCGCCGGTGGCGTGCAGAACGAGCAAAACAATGACGTCGATCTGGACGATGAAGATCGCGACGATTCGTTCGAATCGGAAACCGCCGCACCGGAGAAAGCATTCGAGCCGACCGCTCATGCCGCACCGCCTGCAAGCGTGGCGATGCTCACCAGCGAACCCGCGGCAACCGCGTTGCCGATCGAACATCGCGAACCGGTGTCGACGCATTATGTAGCCGCCGAAACGGCGCCTACCCATGTGTCTCTCGAACCGGAAATTCGCAATACCGATGCGCAGGAAACGGAGACTTCGGCACCGCTGATCGTTGCGTCCGCGCCAGTACCGTCGTCGTTTAATCTGCCGGTGCTGCCGCCGATTCCGGTGCACGAAGCGGCAGTCGAAAGCACTGAGTCGCATGACGATGTCTCCGCAACGCATGCGCCTGCCGAGACGCCTGCGCCTTCGGTCGAAGTCGTCACCGTCACGGTGCCGCACGAGGCCGCGCCGGCGGCCAACGAAGCCAACGTGACTGCTCCGGTGGAGTCTGTCGCCACGGCCGAAGCCAAGCACGCGGCGGAACCCGTTTTCGTCGAGCCGGCTGCGGTCGTCACGTCCGAAGAGCCGGTCGCCGTCACGCCGACGCCCATTTTCCATCAGCCAGAGCAAGGCGACTTGCTGTCGACACCCTCGCAACATCCCGTCGCCGCTGCGCCTACGCATCAGGACGTACACGGTCAAACCGACGAGCCCTCCGCTGACGAAGAAAATCGGCATATCGGCCAGCAGCACGACGGTCGACTGTCCTAA
- a CDS encoding response regulator encodes MIDVVLVDDHELVRTGFRMILSQPDIRICGEAGTAEEGLRLIRATKPHIALVDVHMPGMSGIELTERVARSNVPTHVIVVTVVDDARFPKRLLDAGAHGYLTKSCAAEELLNAVRQVAAGRRYLAPAVAQQLALATLDGEGSPFDQLSSRELEVAMMLVRGKALTAIGEQLNLSPKTVSTYKQRLMEKLQVDHVISLAHLMTVHGLLDTHNNQVGN; translated from the coding sequence ATGATCGATGTTGTACTCGTGGATGACCACGAGCTTGTCAGAACCGGCTTCAGAATGATCCTGTCGCAGCCGGACATTCGCATCTGCGGCGAAGCGGGCACGGCCGAGGAGGGACTGCGTCTGATTCGGGCTACCAAACCGCATATCGCGCTGGTAGACGTACATATGCCGGGCATGAGCGGCATCGAGCTCACCGAGCGCGTCGCACGGTCGAACGTGCCGACCCACGTTATTGTGGTGACGGTGGTGGACGATGCGCGCTTTCCGAAACGCTTGCTGGATGCCGGCGCGCACGGTTATCTGACCAAAAGCTGCGCGGCCGAGGAATTGCTCAACGCCGTGCGCCAGGTGGCGGCCGGACGACGCTATCTGGCTCCGGCCGTTGCGCAGCAACTGGCGTTGGCTACGCTCGATGGAGAGGGGTCGCCGTTCGATCAGCTGTCCAGCCGCGAGCTGGAAGTGGCGATGATGCTGGTGCGCGGCAAGGCCCTCACCGCGATTGGCGAGCAGCTCAATCTGAGTCCCAAGACGGTGTCCACCTACAAGCAACGTCTGATGGAAAAGCTGCAGGTGGATCACGTCATCAGCCTTGCGCACCTTATGACGGTGCATGGCTTGCTGGATACGCACAACAATCAGGTCGGGAACTGA